In a genomic window of Leishmania infantum JPCM5 genome chromosome 3:
- a CDS encoding putative ribosomal protein L38, whose amino-acid sequence MPREIKTLKEFLAICSRKDARCVKVKHNPSATKFKVRCSRYLYTLVVNDKKKADKIERSIHPSVKKIAVTARSHAKTNAGSKQ is encoded by the coding sequence ATGCCGCGTGAGATTAAGACCCTGAAGGAGTTTCTCGCCATCTGCTCCCGCAAGGATGCGCGGTGCGTGAAGGTGAAGCACAACCCCAGCGCCACCAAGTTCAAGgtccgctgcagccgctaCCTCTACACGCTGGTCGTGAACGACAAGAAGAAGGCCGACAAGATCGAGCGCTCCATCCACCCGTCCGTGAAGAAGATCGCCGTGACGGCCCGCTCGCACGCCAAGACGAACGCCGGCTCCAAGCAGTAA
- a CDS encoding putative long chain fatty Acyl CoA synthetase, which produces MGGAVSFCLQKLNKVSEVEYAPYKEYAAYGEQSVPVKGSDDSGRSMIYRMSNTSEEELKRLRNEWYAGGSCLSVLENLCKERGKRTCLAYRKLKTIEKNETTTSDGRKKVLETYVFEPGQKTMSYARFWQNIVNFGRGLHEIGLTKGNTVSVYEETRWQWLCTMYSCWSQGLLVSTVYANLGEDALQYALGETQCNAIVCNGSKVKDVLTMFKVIEAPKGTKVIYLDELPPSVTSEEYELYAWSDVMARGKNSEANCRIPSGAESKDELALIMYTSGTTGNPKGVMHTHGSLYCGCMTISQRINDLLGEMKEQEWYCSYLPLAHIMELAVTSVLMMRGVIIGYGSPRTLMDTFAKPYGDLTAYRPFVFVAVPRVFDSMRRAVEDKLPPPGSMKRKIFDKAYQARLKALKNGCDTPFFNKRVFANARKVMGGRVYAMLSGGGPLSESTQEFINVVFGMVIQGWGMTETVACGGIQRTGNLEYNCVGQVLKTAEVQLLDTDEFKHTDQPEPRGEVLLRGPFLFKGYYKQPEQTREALDDDGWLHTGDVASIAPNGTMRIVGRVKALAKNANGEYLALEMLESIYGTNEITVPNGVCVLVHPHRSYITIIALTNEKLVKAFMEKYKIKNSEFPAILDDAEFLKMALQSLQKTARDANRCSFEVVQGVKLLNEEWSPENGVLTAAMKLKRRIINENYADVISKLFESQ; this is translated from the coding sequence ATGGGAGGCGCTGTGTCGTTCTGCCTCCAGAAGCTCAACAAGGTGAGCGAGGTGGAGTACGCGCCCTACAAGGAGTATGCCGCCTATGGCGAGCAGAGCGTCCCGGTGAAAGGCAGCGATGATTCTGGCCGCTCCATGATCTACCGTATGTCGAACACGAGCGAAGAGGAGCTGAAACGCCTGCGCAACGAGTGGTACGCGGGTGGCTCCTGCCTCTCCGTTCTCGAGAACCTCTGCAAGGAGCGCGGCAAGCGCACATGCCTGGCCTACAGGAAGCTGAAGACCATCGAGAAAAACGAGACCACCACCAGTGATGGTCGCAAGAAAGTGCTGGAGACGTACGTCTTTGAGCCGGGGCAGAAGACAATGAGCTACGCCCGCTTCTGGCAGAACATCGTCAACTTCGGCCGCGGTCTCCACGAGATCGGCCTCACGAAGGGCAACACCGTCTCCGTCTACGAGGAGACCCGCTGGCAGTGGCTGTGCACCATGTACAGCTGCTGGTCGCAGGGCCTCCTCGTGTCCACTGTGTACGCCAACCTCGGTGAGGACGCGCTCCAGTACGCCTTGGGCGAGACTCAGTGCAATGCAATTGTGTGCAACGGCTCCAAGGTGAAGGACGTGCTCACGATGTTCAAGGTAATCGAGGCGCCCAAGGGCACCAAGGTCATCTACCTCGATGAGCTGCCGCCCTCGGTGACGTCGGAGGAGTACGAGCTGTACGCGTGGAGCGACGTGATGGCGCGCGGCAAGAACAGCGAGGCCAACTGCCGCATCCCGAGTGGCGCCGAGAGCAAAGATGAGCTCGCGCTCATCATGTACAcgagcggcaccaccggcaaCCCGAAGGGCgtcatgcacacgcacggcagcCTCTACTGCGGCTGCATGACGATCAGTCAGCGAATCAACGACCTGCTAGGGGAGATGAAGGAGCAGGAGTGGTACTGCTCGTACCTTCCCCTCGCCCACATCATGGAGCTCGCCGTCACGTCGGTGCTCATGATGCGCGGCGTCATCATCGGCTACGGCAGCCCGCGCACACTGATGGACACCTTCGCCAAGCCGTACGGCGACCTGACCGCGTACCGGCCGTTCGTCTTCGTCGCTGTCCCGCGTGTCTTTGATAGCATGAGAAGGGCCGTAGAGGATAAGCTGCCGCCTCCGGGGTCGATGAAGCGCAAGATCTTCGACAAGGCCTATCAGGCGCGCCTCAAGGCGCTCAAGAATGGCTGCGATACGCCGTTCTTTAACAAGAGGGTTTTCGCCAATGCCCGTAAGGTGATGGGCGGCCGCGTGTACGCGATGCtcagtggcggcggcccgcTCTCGGAGTCCACGCAGGAATTCATTAACGTTGTCTTTGGCATGGTGATCCAGGGCTGGGGCATGACAGAGACAGTcgcctgcggcggcatccaGCGCACGGGCAACCTTGAATACAACTGCGTTGGCCAGGTCCTCAAGAcagcggaggtgcagctgtTGGACACGGATGAGTTCAAGCACACGGATCAGCCAGAGCCGCGCGgtgaggtgctgctgcgcggccccTTCCTCTTCAAGGGCTACTACAAGCAACCGGAGCAGACCAGGGAGGCACTGGACGATGATGGATGGCTCCACACCGGCGACGTGGCCTCCATAGCTCCGAACGGCACCATGCGCATCGTTGGCCGCGTCAAGGCGCTCGCCAAGAATGCCAACGGGGAGTATTTGGCGCTTGAGATGCTGGAGAGCATCTACGGCACTAATGAGATCACTGTTCCGAACGGCGTCTGCGTGCTCGTCCACCCGCACCGCAGCTACATCACCATCATTGCCTTGACCAACGAGAAGCTGGTCAAGGCGTTCATGGAAAAGTATAAGATCAAAAACAGCGAGTTTCCTGCAATCCTGGACGACGCAGAGTTCTTGAAAATGGCGCTTCAAAGCCTCCAGAAGACTGCCCGTGACGCGAACCGCTGCTCGTTCGAGGTTGTGCAGGGCGTGAAGCTGCTGAACGAGGAGTGGTCACCAGAGAATGGTGTGCTGACGGCCGCCATGAAGCTCAAGCGCCGCATCATCAACGAAAACTACGCGGATGTCATCAGCAAGCTCTTCGAGAGCCAATAG